A region from the Arachis ipaensis cultivar K30076 chromosome B01, Araip1.1, whole genome shotgun sequence genome encodes:
- the LOC107608185 gene encoding ABC transporter C family member 7-like — translation MFTLLLSLNFPVFPSTSTMAIVDTLLVTANVAFFYAILIWLLLHTLRQSKLQRAVFLQQRPKFFSIITLLFNFILTLLTIAFAVHEYRTNKIVRYSSVTFALTWVMASLVSFYSMKKTTRDNKRFPFVLVLWWVLTSIIEAISISIGLMKNNFEYLDFWNFFSEDDNIVGVVSLPMLLLLLCLNLCAREEQHNTDMEQLLVHPGEEDDDDDEDGENFTTVGIWSQLTFRWLNPIFRKGRVQKLELAHIPDVPHSETAENASSLLEESLGKQKLEGDSLTKAITSSVWKSLALNAVFAGIFYYSLDAMYFFTFIVYGAY, via the coding sequence ATGTTTACTCTTCTGCTGTCTCTGAACTTTCCAGTGTTTCCTTCAACTTCAACCATGGCCATTGTGGATACTCTTCTTGTAACAGCCAATGTGGCATTCTTCTATGCAATTCTGATATGGCTGCTTCTTCACACTTTGAGACAAAGCAAGCTTCAACGTGCTGTGTTTCTCCAACAAAGACCAAAATTCTTCTCCATTATCACTCTCCTATTCAATTTCATTCTTACCCTTTTAACTATAGCTTTTGCAGTTCATGAATATAGGACTAATAAAATAGTGAGATATAGTTCTGTTACATTTGCTCTAACATGGGTTATGGCAAGTTTGGTTTCATTCTATTCCATGAAGAAGACAACAAGAGACAACAAAAGATTCCCTTTTGTTCTGGTTCTCTGGTGGGTCTTGACCAGTATCATAGAGGCAATCTCAATTTCTATTGGACTAATGAAGAACAACTTTGAATACTTGGACTTCTGGAATTTTTTTTCAGAGGATGATAACATAGTTGGTGTGGTTTCCTTGCCTATGTTGTTGTTGCTTTTGTGTTTGAATTTATGTGCAAGAGAAGAACAACACAACACTGACATGGAACAGCTCTTGGTTCACCCtggagaagaagatgatgatgatgatgaagatggaGAGAACTTCACAACTGTAGGCATTTGGAGCCAACTCACATTTCGATGGCTGAATCCCATTTTTAGAAAGGGTCGAGTTCAGAAGCTTGAGCTTGCTCACATTCCTGATGTTCCTCATTctgaaactgcagaaaatgcttcTTCCTTATTGGAAGAATCGCTTGGCAAACAGAAACTTGAAGGGGATTCCTTGACTAAAGCTATAACCAGTTCTGTGTGGAAGTCCTTGGCTTTAAATGCAGTTTTTGCCGGTATATTTTATTACTCTTTGGATGCTATGTACTTTTTTACATTTATTGTTTATGGTGCTTATTGA
- the LOC110262467 gene encoding ABC transporter C family member 6-like, with product MKIGEAGCMVGGSSASARVSVMAQLLVHPGEEEDDDDDDDGENFTTAGIWSQLTFRWLNPIFRKGRVQKLELAHIPEVPHSETAENASSLLEESLGKQKLEGNSLTKAITSSVWKSLTFKCSFCRG from the exons ATGAAGATTGGAGAAGCTGGTTGCATGGTAGGAGGAAGCTCTGCCTCTGCTAGGGTTTCTGTCATGGCACAGCTCTTGGTTCACcctggagaagaagaagatgatgatgatgatgatgatggagagaACTTCACAACTGCAGGCATTTGGAGCCAACTCACATTTCGATGGCTGAATCCCATTTTTAGAAAGGGTCGAGTTCAGAAGCTTGAGCTTGCTCACATTCCTGAAGTTCCTCATTctgaaactgcagaaaatgcttcTTCCTTATTAGAAGAATCGCTTGGCAAACAGAAACTTGAAGGGAATTCCTTGACTAAAGCTATAACCAGTTCTGTGTGGAAGTCCTTGACTTTTAAATGCAGTTTTTGCCG GGGTTAA
- the LOC110271467 gene encoding ABC transporter C family member 3-like yields the protein MTLIYSKSLMIKCAGPTHGKIINLVNVVVERIEDFCWYIHGVWLLPVQVSLGLVILYINLGFLPSISALVVTILVMVCNTPLANMQEKLHSKIMEAKNTRIKMTSKIMKNIRILKLHSWESTFLPKLLQLRDTEKSWLQKYLYTRSAVATLFWTSPSLVSVVTFGICILVNTELTVATVLSALATFRILQEPIYNLPEVISMIAQTKVSLDRIQELINEEDQNQFMNKHTSKDS from the coding sequence ATGACTCTAATTTACAGCAAGTCCTTAATGATCAAGTGTGCAGGGCCAACCCATGGAAAAATCATAAACTTGGTGAATGTGGTTGTTGAAAGAATTGAGGATTTCTGCTGGTACATTCATGGAGTTTGGTTGCTTCCAGTTCAGGTTAGTTTGGGCTTAGTGATATTGTACATAAACTTGGGATTCTTGCCTTCAATTTCTGCACTTGTTGTCACCATTTTGGTTATGGTGTGTAACACACCTTTGGCCAATATGCAAGAAAAATTACACTCCAAGATCATggaagctaagaatacaagaatCAAGATGACTTCAAAGATAATGAAGAACATAAGGATACTGAAATTACATTCATGGGAATCTACATTCTTACCGAAACTCCTCCAATTGAGAGACACTGAGAAGAGTTGGCTGCAGAAGTACCTCTACACTCGCTCAGCAGTAGCCACTCTTTTCTGGACTTCTCCATCTTTGGTTTCTGTTGTTACTTTCGGCATCTGCATACTGGTGAACACAGAACTGACTGTGGCTACTGTCCTCTCAGCCTTGGCAACTTTTCGGATTCTGCAGGAGCCAATCTACAATCTTCCTGAAGTGATTTCCATGATAGCTCAAACAAAAGTCTCTCTTGATCGAATCCAAGAGTTGATCAATGAAGAGGATCAGAACCAGTTTATGAACAAGCACACTTCAAAAGATTCATGA